In Novosphingobium sp. RL4, the sequence GGGCACGGTGTCGAGCGCCCGCGCCCGGGTCATCGGCGCCATGACGACGCGGTTTCGCAGTTGGAGACCGGAGAGGTCGAAGGGCTCGAAAAGCTTGGTCATGGGAATCCTGGACAGTACGGGTTTGGAATTGGAGCGATGCGTTGCTCCTAATTAGAGTGGAACTGAGGGCTGATAATCCCCTTGCCATTCCAGCCAGCCGATCCCACAATTCCCGAATGGACACACAGGACCGATTTTCCGGACTGATGGAATTCGTCACGACCGTGCGCCAGGGGAGCTTCGCGGCCGCCGCCCGGGAGCTGGGTGTCACGGGTTCCGCGGTCGGCAAGAGTATCACGCGCCTGGAGGCGCGCCTCGGGACCAAATTGCTGCACCGGACAACGCGGCTTTTGACCCTGACCGCCGAAGGCCAGCTCTACCTCGATGCGTGCCAGAGGATCATCGATGACCTGGAAGGGACCGAACTGGCGATGGCGTCGGGGCGGGACACGCCGGTAGGGACGCTTCATCTCAACCTGCCTGCGGCGTTCGGGCGCAAACACGTGATGCCGATCCTGCTGGATCTCACGGCCCGGTACCGCCACCTCGACCTCTCGGTGATGTTCACCGAGCGCACGGCCAACGTCATCGATGAGGGCATCGACCTCGCCGTGCGCATCGGCGCGCTCGGTAACGACGCGGACCTGACCGCGCGGCGGCTCGGCACCCAGCGGCTCCTGATCTGTGCCTCCCCGGACTACCTTGCGCGCCATGGCGCCCCGACAACTCCGGAGGAATTGACACAGCGTGATTGCATCATCGGTTGGAGGCGCGTTCCCCGACCGGTGTGGTTGCTGAAGGATGAGGCCGGTGGCGAGATCGCTCAGGAAGTGAAGGTACGCCATGAATTCAGCGACGGCGAAGCGATCGTCGCGGCCGTTCTGGCGGGAGAAGGCCTGTCCCAGCTCCCTACTTGGTTGATCGGCAAGGAGCTTGCTTCAGGCGCTCTTGTGCCGGTGCTGGAGGAATTTGCCGGCGCACAAATGCCGATCCACCTCGTCTGGCCCAGCTCCCGCTATGAGCAGCCGCGCCTGCGCATCGTGATCGATGCCTTGGCTGCCGCGGCGCAAAAGCCGGGATCGTGCTTTACGCCAGAAGCGCCTTCCCGAGACTAATGCTACCAGAAATTGACAAGGATAGGTTCTGCAGCGGCTCGCGACCCTTATCGGTCGTTCAGCGGTCGAATTCCCGTTCCCCGGTGCAGTCTGTCCACTTACCCATCTCATACGCCCACCGGGCCGATTGGCGAACGTCCGGTCCCGGGCCGGGGCGCGGCGATAGCTGACGTTTACGCCGTATCGGCTGTCGGCCAGTTCAAGTAATTCCGCGCTTGATGGTGCGCTGCTGGAGAGCACCCGTGCTTTCCCCGATTAATGCAAGGGTTAATCCCGATGTGCGCGTGTGACTTGCCTTTCTAGGTTGCCTGCGGATGGCCCTATGGCAGAGCCAAGCTGGAGAACGTCATGCCCAAGTCGCAACCGAACATCCTCGTCATCTTTGGCGATGACATCGGCTACTGGAACATCAGTTCCTTTGGCGGGGATACGATGGGTGTCGAAACGCCCAACATCGACCGCATCGGCAAGGAAGGGATCAAGCTTACCTCGTTCTACGCGCAGCCGTCCTGCACGGCGGGGCGCGCGGCGTTCATCACCGGGCAGATGCCCGCGCGCACCGGCCTGACCACGGTGGGTGCCGCCGGTGCGCCGCAGGGCCTGTCGGACAAGGATCCCACGATCGCCCAGATCCTCAAGATGGCGGGTTATGCCACCGCCCAGTTCGGCAAGAACCACCTTGGCGACCGCGAAGAGCACCTGCCCCACCGCCACGGCTTCGACGAATACTTCGGCAACCTCTATCACCTGAATGCGAACGAGGATCCCGAAGACCCTGACCGTCCCCAGAGCAAGGAATTCCAGGATCGCTGGCAGGTGCGCGGTCTGGTCTCGGGTACCGCCGGCGGCGAAACGAAGGACGAAGGCCCGCTCGATACCGAGCGGATGAAGACCATCGACGACGAGATCGTCGCCAAGACCTCCGATTTCATGGAGCGGCAGGTCAAGGCCGACAAGCCGTTCTTCGTCTGGCACTGCGCCAGTCGCATGCACGTGTTCACCCATATGCTTGACGAGCGGCGCGGCGTATCGCGGGCGTCGGAGGCCGACATCTACGGCGATGGCCTTGCCGAGCATGACGGCCATGTTGGCCAGCTGCTGGCCAAGCTCGAAGAACTGGGCATCACCGAGGACACCATCGTCGTCTACACCACCGACAACGGCGCCTATCAGTACATGTGGCCCGAAGGCGGCACCTCACCGTTCCGCGGCGACAAGGGCACGACCTGGGAGGGCGGCGTGCGCGTGCCTTGCGTGGTGCGCTATCCCGGCAAAATTCCGGCAGGCCAGGTCAGCTCGGACATCGTCGCCATGGAGGACTTCTTCATGACCTTCGCGTCGCTGGTCGGCATGCCCGACATCGGCGAGAAGCTGAAGAAGGGGGTCGAGCACGACGGCAAGACCTACAAGGTCCATCTCGACGGCTACGATCAGACCGCGCTGTTCACCGGCACCGGCCCCTCCACGCGCAAGTACTATTTCTATTACGACGAGACCGAGTTGACCGGCGTGCGTTATGGCCCATGGAAGGTGACGATCGCCGCGAAGATGGAAGGCAAGTGGGACAATCCGCTGGTCCACCTGGGTCGCCCGATGATCACCAACATCCTGATGGATCCCTTCGAACGCCAGTGGGGAGACGTCAACCGCAAGCTGGCCGAACACAAGGGCTGGGTGCTGCTGCCGATCGTCGACTTCATGACCAAGCACGTGATGACCTTCCAGGAATTCCCGCCCCGGCAGGAAGCCATGTCGGCCGACTTCTCGAAGATGATCGACAAGTTCAAGGAACAGGCCGCGCGCGACTGACGCACGGCGATTGATCCGACCGGAAAGGGCTGCCGCCGGTTTACCTGCGGCAGCCCTTTTCGCGCTTCATCATGGGCCAGCATTGATGCTCTGCCGGGGTGTTCCGCCGCGAGCCGATGGCCCCAGGCCCAGGTTGGGCGCAGGGCAGTCGTTAATCCGGCTCGGCCTGGCGTCGGCTATGGTGCGTGTCCGGGTCGGCCAGCGTTCAGAACGCAGGTTTCCGACTTACGGATGCGCCTAAGCGAGTTGGCGGGCCGAGATCGTCATGCTCACGCTGGCGGTTTCGCCGGGTTCCAGCCAGGCCATCGTTTCCGGTGCGCGGTTGATCGCGTCGGTGGCGTGAGTGACGGGCTCGACGCAGAAATAGTCCTCGCCTTTCGGGGAGAAGACCACCGTGGTCGACAGTTCGTCCGAGGGCAGGATAGTCAGGCCCAGGCCGCGCGTGGGCCAGTCGATCTCCAGCGCGCCTTCGCGTCCGGTATAGGCGGTGTCGACCGCGCGGGCATCCACGGGTTCGCCCTGCCACCAGTCGATCGCCTCGTCCTGTTCGTCCAGCGAACTGGGAAGGCAGTCGGGCGTGTTGTACCACTCACCCCGGTGAAACCCGCGATAGACGGTGGCGGCATCGCGCGGGAAATAGGGGTGGAAACCGAGACCGGCCGGCATCGTTGCATCGCCGAGGTTCGTAACCGAGATGCTCGTAACCACCCCCCCGGCGCCGAGCTGGAAGGTCTGGCGCGCGCGGTATGGCCAGGGCCACTCCCCGCCGGGATAGACATGTTCGAGCACCGCGTGGTCCTCTCCCTGTTTCGCCACCTGCCACGCGGCCAGCCAGCCGAAGCCGTGGAGCGGGTGGGGGTGATCGGAACCGGGGAAATTCGGCGCGATCGTGCCCCTGCGCGCGCCGGTGTTGAAGCGCCCCCGCGCGATGCGGTTGGAGAAGGGGACCAGCGGAAAACTGGCGACGTCGAAGATCGTGTTCCCGCAGACGGGACGCATCAGCGGCTCGCCGTGCCAGTCCAGCCGCAACACCGATCCGCCGCGCTCGGGGGCCAGTTCGAGGCGATAGCCTTGCGCTTCGATAATCATCGCTTCCGGTCCACTCCCATGGCTCTACCTTCCCGGTTTGCGGCGGGCTTGGGCGGAAACCGAGTTAGCGCTAACAAGGGGGTGTTGCAACTCCGGCGATGATCCCGGCGCGGGCGATCATTGCCCGCGCTCGCACGCCTTTCGCTGAGAAACCCAGGTGAGGGCGTTCTTCACCATAGTGCGATACTCCGGCGTGGAATAAGTCTCCGGGCGGTGGCCGATGGCGGAATAGAACATCCGGCCCTTGCCGATGCAATTGCTCCAGACAAGCGGATGGTCGCCCATGTGGAGGTCCTGGCCACCGATGCCCTTCGGCGAATAGGTCGTCTCGTCCAGCGTGGCCAGTACGCTTGCTCCGGCCTTTCGCGGGTTGGTGCTGAACGAGTACCATTCGTCGTTCATCGTCCATTCGGCGGGGAGCCCGGCGGCGAGCGGCGAGGACGGGGTTTCGATCCTGATCCGGGCGTCCTGGAACTGCGGTGCCATCGGATGCCCGGCAAAGCGGGCGCCGATCAGCGTATCGGCATACCAGTCCCAGAAGTAGACGGGATCGCCGGCCGAGCCATGAACCGCAAAGAAGCCGCCGCCGCCCTCGACATAGCCCTGGAGCGCCTTGCGCTGGGTGAGGGTGAGCACGTCGCCGCTGATATTGTTCCAGATCACCGCATCGAAGCGGCGCAGGGTTTCTGGCCGGATCGCGCCGCCCTTGTCCGTGGCGACCACGTTCCAACCATTCTCGCGGGCAAGGTCCATGATCAGGGCATGGGCAGCGTCGAAGCCGGGGGTGTCCTTGAAGCCGTTGATCTTCTCGAACACGAGCAGGCTCGGAGCACCGTTCCTGTCCTTGCCCTTTTGCACGGGCAGGTCGAGCGGGGTGTCGTCATAGCGGGCGCAGCGAGCCACGCGGTCGGCCTCGGTGACCTTGAGTTTGCGCAGTTCGCCATCGGCCCGGTCCACGGCTTCGGCGGGCATTCCGAAGAATCCGGCGGCCTTGCGCAGGGTCAGGATGGCGGCGAAAGTGGGGGCTTCGGTGCCCAGGAAGCGCGGCGGCGCGCGGTCCAGCGCGGGCCCCATCTCGCGCGAGACGATGGCTTTCGCATCGGGGCTCAGCAGCAGGTCGATGAGCGGCGAATCCGCGGTGAACGGGGCATCCCGCAAGGCACAGTCCAACTGCGCCGGGCCGGCAGGCGCTGCGGCAGCGGCGACATGCGGGGTCAATGCGGAAGCAGCCAGGGCGGCGCAGGCGATCAGGGTGCGTCTTTTCATTGTCATGGTCTCCAGCTCTCCCGGTCTGGTCTCTCCTGCGTAACGCAAGGCTGCAATTTGGCAAGCGTTCGCCAGACGGACATTCGCGGGGCACCGGACCCGGCCGGTCCCCTCCGGCCGTTTCTTTTACGAAAGCTGCTTGATCCGCGCCGCCTAATCCCCGCGATAGCGCAGGGCGTCCACCAGCAGGCGGAATGCGGCGGAAGGTTGCCGGCGGCTGGGATAATAGAGGTGGTAGCCGGAGAACGGCTGGCACCAGTCGTCAAGCAGGGGGACCAGAGCGCCGGATTCGATGTGCGGCCTTGCGTAAGTGTCCATCATCATGGCGATCCCGGCGCCGTCGAGCGCTGCCTGCAGGATCATCGCCATGCTGTCGAAAGTGAGCTGGCCATCGACGCGGACGTTGAGTTCGCGCCCGTCCTTCTCGAATTCCCACGCATAGATGCTGCCCCGCGTGCGGAACCGCAAGTTGATGCACTGGTGGGCCGCAAGGTCATGCGGGGTTTCGGGAAGGCCGTGGCGCTCGATATATTCCGGCGCTGCCACGG encodes:
- a CDS encoding arylsulfatase codes for the protein MPKSQPNILVIFGDDIGYWNISSFGGDTMGVETPNIDRIGKEGIKLTSFYAQPSCTAGRAAFITGQMPARTGLTTVGAAGAPQGLSDKDPTIAQILKMAGYATAQFGKNHLGDREEHLPHRHGFDEYFGNLYHLNANEDPEDPDRPQSKEFQDRWQVRGLVSGTAGGETKDEGPLDTERMKTIDDEIVAKTSDFMERQVKADKPFFVWHCASRMHVFTHMLDERRGVSRASEADIYGDGLAEHDGHVGQLLAKLEELGITEDTIVVYTTDNGAYQYMWPEGGTSPFRGDKGTTWEGGVRVPCVVRYPGKIPAGQVSSDIVAMEDFFMTFASLVGMPDIGEKLKKGVEHDGKTYKVHLDGYDQTALFTGTGPSTRKYYFYYDETELTGVRYGPWKVTIAAKMEGKWDNPLVHLGRPMITNILMDPFERQWGDVNRKLAEHKGWVLLPIVDFMTKHVMTFQEFPPRQEAMSADFSKMIDKFKEQAARD
- a CDS encoding aldose 1-epimerase — encoded protein: MIIEAQGYRLELAPERGGSVLRLDWHGEPLMRPVCGNTIFDVASFPLVPFSNRIARGRFNTGARRGTIAPNFPGSDHPHPLHGFGWLAAWQVAKQGEDHAVLEHVYPGGEWPWPYRARQTFQLGAGGVVTSISVTNLGDATMPAGLGFHPYFPRDAATVYRGFHRGEWYNTPDCLPSSLDEQDEAIDWWQGEPVDARAVDTAYTGREGALEIDWPTRGLGLTILPSDELSTTVVFSPKGEDYFCVEPVTHATDAINRAPETMAWLEPGETASVSMTISARQLA
- a CDS encoding ThuA domain-containing protein, yielding MKRRTLIACAALAASALTPHVAAAAAPAGPAQLDCALRDAPFTADSPLIDLLLSPDAKAIVSREMGPALDRAPPRFLGTEAPTFAAILTLRKAAGFFGMPAEAVDRADGELRKLKVTEADRVARCARYDDTPLDLPVQKGKDRNGAPSLLVFEKINGFKDTPGFDAAHALIMDLARENGWNVVATDKGGAIRPETLRRFDAVIWNNISGDVLTLTQRKALQGYVEGGGGFFAVHGSAGDPVYFWDWYADTLIGARFAGHPMAPQFQDARIRIETPSSPLAAGLPAEWTMNDEWYSFSTNPRKAGASVLATLDETTYSPKGIGGQDLHMGDHPLVWSNCIGKGRMFYSAIGHRPETYSTPEYRTMVKNALTWVSQRKACERGQ
- a CDS encoding LysR family transcriptional regulator, which encodes MDTQDRFSGLMEFVTTVRQGSFAAAARELGVTGSAVGKSITRLEARLGTKLLHRTTRLLTLTAEGQLYLDACQRIIDDLEGTELAMASGRDTPVGTLHLNLPAAFGRKHVMPILLDLTARYRHLDLSVMFTERTANVIDEGIDLAVRIGALGNDADLTARRLGTQRLLICASPDYLARHGAPTTPEELTQRDCIIGWRRVPRPVWLLKDEAGGEIAQEVKVRHEFSDGEAIVAAVLAGEGLSQLPTWLIGKELASGALVPVLEEFAGAQMPIHLVWPSSRYEQPRLRIVIDALAAAAQKPGSCFTPEAPSRD